One Paraburkholderia dioscoreae DNA segment encodes these proteins:
- the mutM gene encoding bifunctional DNA-formamidopyrimidine glycosylase/DNA-(apurinic or apyrimidinic site) lyase, producing the protein MPELPEVEVTRRGIEPYVSGRKVERVDVRTPALRWPIPADLAKTLRGRVVRKVERRGKYLLFEIDAGWFIVHLGMTGTLRVLRHVPHPPAAAKHDHVDWIFDEFILRYRDPRRFGAVLWHPREAGDVLEHPLLAGLGVEPFSPAFSGALMHRLTRGRKVSVKQALLAGEIVVGVGNIYASESLFRAGIRPTTAAGRVSLVRYDLLADAVRVTLAAAIEKGGSTLRDFVGSNGESGYFQLDYFVYDRAGLPCRVCGTPIKQIVQGQRSTYFCPTCQR; encoded by the coding sequence ATGCCAGAGTTGCCAGAAGTTGAGGTTACCCGACGGGGAATCGAACCGTATGTGTCCGGGCGCAAGGTTGAACGCGTCGATGTGCGTACGCCCGCGCTGCGCTGGCCGATTCCGGCGGATCTTGCGAAAACCTTGCGCGGCCGCGTGGTGCGCAAGGTCGAGCGGCGCGGCAAGTACCTGTTGTTCGAGATCGACGCGGGCTGGTTCATTGTGCATCTTGGCATGACTGGGACGCTGCGGGTGCTGCGCCATGTACCGCATCCGCCGGCCGCGGCGAAACACGATCACGTCGACTGGATCTTCGACGAGTTCATTTTGCGCTATCGCGATCCGCGGCGCTTCGGCGCAGTGCTGTGGCACCCGCGCGAAGCGGGCGACGTGCTCGAGCATCCGCTGCTCGCGGGCCTCGGCGTCGAACCGTTTTCGCCTGCGTTCTCCGGCGCGCTGATGCACCGGCTCACGCGCGGGCGCAAGGTGTCGGTGAAGCAGGCGCTGCTGGCCGGGGAAATCGTCGTGGGCGTGGGCAATATCTATGCATCGGAAAGCCTCTTTCGCGCCGGCATCCGGCCGACTACCGCGGCAGGGCGCGTTTCGCTCGTGCGCTATGATCTGCTGGCGGACGCCGTGCGCGTGACGCTCGCCGCCGCGATCGAGAAGGGCGGCAGCACGCTGCGCGATTTCGTCGGCAGCAATGGCGAGAGCGGCTACTTCCAGCTCGACTATTTCGTCTATGATCGCGCGGGGCTGCCGTGCCGCGTGTGCGGAACGCCGATCAAACAGATCGTACAGGGGCAGCGTTCAACGTATTTCTGTCCTACCTGCCAGCGCTAA
- the mutY gene encoding A/G-specific adenine glycosylase, producing MPSRLTPRSTSSGPPAAAAFPAMPDFSSRLIAWQRQHGRHDLPWQNTRDPYRIWLSEIMLQQTQVSTVIPYYAKFLARFPTVAALAAAPSDDVMALWAGLGYYTRARNLHRCAQVVVEQHGGAFPASVEELAELPGIGRSTAAAIASFAFGARATILDGNVKRVLARVFGVEGFPGEKKVENAMWTLAESLLPSNASDAEVSAYTQGLMDLGATLCVRGKPDCLRCPFAVDCVANVTGRQRLLPTARPKKTVPTRRTWMLVLRDGNAVMLEKRPPSGIWGGLWSLPEAADETSLAERARAFGGDGAVSPLAPLTHVFTHFKLDIEPRLAELDRGVGALGALGDADTAWVALSDLDSFGVPAPVRKLLDSLQGSLI from the coding sequence ATGCCTTCTCGCTTAACTCCGCGTTCAACCTCGTCCGGCCCACCTGCGGCGGCTGCTTTTCCGGCCATGCCCGATTTTTCCTCGCGTCTGATCGCATGGCAGCGTCAGCATGGCCGCCATGATTTGCCGTGGCAGAACACGCGGGATCCGTACCGCATCTGGCTGTCGGAAATCATGCTGCAGCAGACCCAGGTGTCGACGGTCATTCCCTACTATGCGAAGTTCCTCGCGCGTTTCCCGACCGTCGCCGCGCTCGCCGCCGCGCCGTCTGACGACGTGATGGCGTTGTGGGCCGGCCTTGGCTACTACACGCGCGCGCGCAATCTGCATCGCTGCGCGCAAGTCGTGGTCGAGCAGCATGGCGGCGCGTTTCCGGCATCGGTCGAGGAACTGGCCGAGCTGCCGGGCATCGGTCGTTCGACGGCGGCGGCGATTGCATCGTTCGCATTCGGCGCACGCGCGACGATTCTCGACGGCAATGTAAAGCGCGTGCTGGCGCGCGTGTTCGGCGTCGAAGGTTTCCCCGGCGAAAAGAAAGTCGAAAACGCAATGTGGACGCTGGCGGAGTCGCTGCTTCCGTCGAATGCATCGGATGCCGAAGTCAGCGCGTACACGCAAGGCTTGATGGACCTCGGCGCGACCCTCTGCGTGCGCGGCAAGCCCGACTGCCTGCGTTGCCCGTTCGCCGTCGACTGCGTTGCGAACGTGACGGGACGTCAGCGCCTGCTGCCCACGGCACGTCCGAAAAAGACCGTGCCGACGCGCCGAACATGGATGCTGGTGCTGCGTGACGGCAACGCGGTGATGCTTGAGAAGCGGCCGCCGTCGGGTATCTGGGGCGGCTTGTGGAGCCTGCCCGAAGCCGCCGACGAAACCTCGCTCGCCGAGCGTGCGCGCGCTTTCGGCGGCGACGGTGCGGTCTCGCCACTCGCGCCGCTCACGCATGTGTTCACGCATTTCAAACTGGATATCGAGCCGCGGCTCGCGGAACTGGATCGCGGCGTGGGCGCGCTGGGTGCGTTAGGCGATGCGGACACGGCGTGGGTCGCGCTGAGCGATCTCGATTCGTTCGGTGTGCCCGCGCCGGTGCGCAAACTGCTGGACAGTTTGCAGGGTTCGCTGATCTGA
- a CDS encoding LON peptidase substrate-binding domain-containing protein, with translation MSSSTVLADVPLFPLHTVLFPGGLLPLKIFEARYLDMARDCLREKTPFGVCLLKSGAEVAREEEPSVPEAIGCLAEIEECDVEAFGMLLIRARGTRRFRLLSHRVESSGLLVGMAEPLGEDRPLEGNEQLARFGACAEVLERIIATIRERDPESLPFAEPFRLEDPSWVSNRLAEVLPIALRARQKLMELQDAGARIDVVHHYMQQHQLL, from the coding sequence ATGTCTTCTTCTACTGTGCTTGCCGATGTGCCGCTGTTTCCGCTGCATACGGTGCTGTTTCCCGGCGGACTGCTGCCGCTGAAGATTTTCGAAGCGCGCTACCTCGACATGGCGCGCGACTGTCTGCGTGAAAAAACTCCGTTCGGCGTGTGTCTGCTGAAAAGCGGCGCGGAAGTGGCGCGCGAAGAAGAGCCTTCGGTGCCCGAAGCAATCGGCTGCCTCGCCGAAATCGAGGAGTGCGATGTCGAAGCGTTCGGCATGCTGCTGATTCGCGCACGCGGCACGCGGCGATTTCGCCTGCTTTCGCACCGTGTCGAATCGAGCGGCTTGCTGGTCGGCATGGCGGAACCGCTCGGCGAAGACAGACCGCTCGAAGGCAACGAGCAGTTGGCCAGATTCGGCGCATGCGCGGAAGTGCTCGAACGGATCATCGCAACGATCCGCGAACGTGATCCGGAAAGTCTGCCGTTTGCAGAACCGTTCAGGCTCGAAGATCCCTCGTGGGTGTCGAACCGTCTCGCCGAAGTGCTGCCGATTGCGCTGCGCGCTCGCCAGAAGTTGATGGAGTTGCAGGACGCCGGCGCGCGGATCGATGTCGTTCACCACTACATGCAGCAACATCAATTGCTCTGA
- the rapZ gene encoding RNase adapter RapZ, which produces MRIILITGISGSGKSVALNALEDAGYYCVDNLPPRFLPQLASYLAEDGQDRLAVAIDARSSASLDEMPAMIRDLSRAHDVRVLFLNASTQSLIQRFSETRRRHPLSGSTSHDADVGLLNSLAEAIERERELVAGLAEFGHQIDTSNLRANVLRAWVKRFIEQKDSGLVLMFESFGFKRGVPLDADFVFDVRTLPNPYYDHELRPLTGLDKPVIDFLDALPVVHEMIDDIEKFLAKWLPHFREDNRSYLTVAIGCTGGQHRSVFIAETLAARLAASANVIVRHRDAPVEAGESSKLVA; this is translated from the coding sequence ATGCGCATAATCCTGATCACCGGTATATCCGGCTCCGGCAAATCAGTTGCCCTGAACGCGCTTGAAGACGCAGGCTACTACTGCGTCGACAACCTGCCGCCGCGTTTCCTGCCGCAGCTGGCTTCCTATCTCGCCGAGGACGGGCAAGATCGCCTTGCCGTCGCGATCGACGCGCGCTCGAGCGCCTCGCTCGACGAAATGCCTGCCATGATTCGCGACCTGTCGCGTGCTCACGACGTGCGGGTGCTGTTCCTGAACGCGAGCACACAGTCGCTGATTCAACGCTTTTCCGAAACACGCCGCCGCCATCCGCTGTCCGGTTCCACCTCGCACGACGCGGATGTCGGGTTGCTCAACTCGCTTGCCGAGGCGATCGAACGCGAACGCGAACTCGTGGCGGGGCTGGCCGAATTCGGCCATCAGATCGACACCAGCAATCTGCGCGCGAACGTGCTGCGCGCCTGGGTCAAACGCTTCATCGAGCAGAAGGATTCCGGGCTCGTGCTGATGTTCGAGTCGTTCGGCTTCAAGCGCGGCGTGCCGCTCGACGCGGATTTCGTCTTCGACGTGCGCACCTTGCCGAACCCGTACTACGATCATGAGTTGCGGCCGCTCACGGGCCTCGACAAACCGGTGATAGATTTTCTCGATGCGCTGCCGGTGGTGCATGAAATGATCGACGACATCGAGAAATTTCTCGCCAAATGGCTTCCGCATTTCCGCGAAGACAACCGCAGCTATCTCACCGTCGCGATCGGTTGCACGGGCGGCCAGCACCGCTCGGTATTCATTGCGGAGACGCTCGCCGCGCGTCTCGCGGCGTCGGCGAATGTCATTGTGCGACACCGCGATGCGCCGGTCGAAGCCGGCGAATCATCGAAGTTAGTGGCTTAA
- the hprK gene encoding HPr(Ser) kinase/phosphatase: MDTSSINAQSIFDDNAATLKLSWLTGHEGWERGFSSESVANATSSADLVGHLNLIHPNRIQVLGDAEIDYYKRQTDEDRSRHMAELIALEPPFLVVAGGVAAPPELVLRCTRSSTPLFTTPMSAAAVIDSLRLYMSRILAPRATLHGVFLDILGMGVLLTGDSGLGKSELGLELISRGHGLVADDAVDFVRLGPDFVEGRCPPLLQNLLEVRGLGLLDIKTIFGETAVRRKMKLKLIVQLVRRPDGEFQRLPLESQTVDVLGLPISKVTIQVAAGRNLAVLVEAAVRNTILQLRGIDTLRDFMDRQRLAMQDPDSQFPGKLI; the protein is encoded by the coding sequence ATGGATACGTCCAGCATCAACGCCCAGAGCATTTTCGACGATAACGCCGCCACGCTGAAGCTCAGCTGGTTGACGGGGCATGAAGGCTGGGAGCGCGGCTTTTCCTCGGAATCGGTCGCCAATGCCACGTCGAGCGCCGACCTCGTCGGCCACCTGAACCTGATCCACCCGAACCGGATCCAGGTGCTCGGCGACGCCGAAATCGACTACTACAAGCGCCAAACCGACGAAGACCGCTCGCGCCACATGGCCGAGCTGATCGCGTTGGAACCGCCGTTTCTGGTGGTGGCGGGCGGCGTTGCCGCGCCGCCGGAGCTGGTGCTGCGCTGCACGCGCTCGTCCACGCCGCTATTCACCACGCCGATGTCCGCCGCCGCGGTGATCGACAGCCTGCGCCTCTACATGTCGCGCATTCTCGCGCCGCGCGCCACGTTGCACGGCGTGTTTCTCGACATCCTCGGCATGGGCGTGCTGCTCACCGGGGACTCGGGCCTCGGCAAGAGCGAACTCGGGCTGGAGCTGATCAGCCGCGGCCACGGTCTCGTGGCCGACGACGCAGTGGACTTCGTGCGCCTCGGTCCCGACTTCGTCGAAGGGCGTTGCCCGCCGCTGCTGCAAAACCTGCTGGAAGTGCGCGGCCTCGGCCTGCTGGACATCAAGACGATTTTCGGCGAAACCGCGGTACGCCGGAAAATGAAGCTCAAGCTGATCGTGCAACTGGTCCGCCGTCCCGATGGCGAATTCCAGCGGCTGCCGCTGGAGAGCCAGACTGTGGACGTGCTCGGCTTGCCCATCAGCAAAGTCACGATTCAGGTGGCTGCCGGCCGAAACCTCGCCGTGCTGGTCGAAGCCGCCGTGCGCAATACGATCCTGCAACTGCGCGGCATCGACACGCTGCGCGACTTCATGGATCGCCAGCGCCTCGCGATGCAAGACCCCGACAGCCAGTTTCCGGGCAAACTGATCTGA
- the ptsN gene encoding PTS IIA-like nitrogen regulatory protein PtsN: MERHSNAPARRTQATFSPVNMNRLAKFLPLENVVVGLSVTSKKRVFEQAGLIFENQNGIARSTVTDNLFARERLGSTGLGEGVAIPHGRIKGLKQPLAAFVRLAEPIPFESPDGQPVSLLIFLLVPEQATQQHLEILSEIAQLLSDRETRERLHTEQDRETLHRLLTQWQP, from the coding sequence ATGGAACGCCACTCAAATGCCCCTGCGAGGAGAACCCAGGCCACGTTTTCGCCTGTCAACATGAATCGTTTAGCCAAATTTCTTCCCCTCGAGAACGTCGTCGTCGGTCTATCGGTCACCAGCAAGAAACGCGTGTTCGAGCAAGCGGGCCTGATCTTCGAGAACCAGAACGGCATCGCCCGTAGCACGGTCACTGACAATCTGTTCGCGCGTGAGCGCCTCGGATCGACGGGCCTTGGCGAAGGCGTGGCGATTCCGCATGGCCGGATCAAAGGCTTGAAGCAGCCGCTCGCCGCATTCGTCCGCCTTGCCGAACCCATTCCCTTCGAATCGCCCGACGGTCAGCCGGTCTCGCTGCTCATCTTCCTGCTCGTGCCTGAACAGGCCACTCAGCAACACCTCGAAATCCTTTCGGAAATCGCCCAGTTGCTGTCCGATCGCGAAACCCGCGAGCGCCTGCACACGGAACAGGACCGCGAAACGTTGCATCGCCTGCTCACTCAGTGGCAACCTTGA
- the hpf gene encoding ribosome hibernation-promoting factor, HPF/YfiA family, whose amino-acid sequence MNLQISGHHLEVTPALREYVITKLDRVLRHFDQVIDGSVVLSVDNNHKEKEKRQKVEINLHLKGKDLFVESCDSDLYAAIDLMIDKLDRQVIRHKDRLQGHAHEAIKYQPAPQLDVPPQ is encoded by the coding sequence ATGAATCTGCAGATCAGTGGACACCACCTCGAAGTAACGCCTGCGTTGCGCGAATACGTGATCACCAAACTGGATAGGGTGCTAAGACATTTCGATCAGGTCATCGACGGCAGTGTGGTCCTCTCGGTCGACAACAACCACAAGGAAAAGGAAAAGCGTCAAAAGGTTGAAATCAACCTGCATCTCAAGGGCAAGGATCTCTTTGTCGAGAGCTGTGACAGCGACCTGTACGCTGCGATCGATCTGATGATCGACAAGCTCGACCGGCAAGTCATTCGCCACAAGGATCGCCTGCAAGGCCATGCGCATGAGGCGATCAAGTATCAACCGGCGCCGCAACTCGACGTGCCGCCGCAATAA
- a CDS encoding RNA polymerase factor sigma-54 gives MKASLQLRLSQHLALTPQLQQSIRLLQLSTLELQQEVAMAISQNPLLENEDDWIASPLRVAADGSLIAQAPNSSAPPDQMGGSTSSSSSSSSERAENGEPQGVDEYNGLAGDSNGDASQWNLDDYGRSGNASDDDDLPPLQIHESSTSLRDHLMAQLRVTQASPRDRALVTFLIESLDDDGYLAATLEEVLADLPEELEVDLDELNAALALLHSFDPAGVGARSASECLKLQLLRLDASPTRTLALEIVAHHLELLAARDFTRLRKHLKANDDDLRDAHVLIRSLEPFPGAAYGKAEADYVVPDIMVRKTAQGWQAELNPEVVPKLRINHLYANILRNNRGDPGSGSLRQQLQEARWLIKNIQQRFETILRVAQAIVERQKSFFVHGEIAMRPLVLREIADTLGLHESTVSRVTTGKYMLTPFGTLEFKYFFGSHVSTDTGGAASSTAIRALIKQLIGAENPKSPLSDSRIAELLAEQGFVVARRTVAKYREALKIPAVNLRKSL, from the coding sequence ATGAAAGCCAGCCTCCAACTCCGCCTATCGCAGCATCTTGCGCTGACGCCGCAACTGCAGCAGTCCATCCGGCTGCTTCAGTTGTCTACGCTCGAATTGCAGCAGGAAGTCGCAATGGCGATCTCGCAGAATCCGCTCCTCGAGAACGAGGACGATTGGATCGCGAGCCCGCTGCGCGTGGCGGCCGACGGCTCGCTGATCGCCCAGGCGCCCAATTCTTCCGCTCCGCCCGACCAGATGGGCGGCAGCACGTCGTCATCGTCCAGCAGCAGCAGCGAGCGCGCCGAGAACGGCGAGCCGCAGGGCGTGGACGAATACAACGGCCTCGCGGGCGACAGTAACGGCGACGCGTCGCAATGGAATCTCGACGACTACGGCCGCTCGGGCAACGCCTCGGACGACGACGACCTGCCGCCGCTGCAAATCCACGAATCGAGCACCTCGCTGCGCGATCACCTGATGGCGCAATTGCGCGTCACCCAGGCGAGTCCGCGCGACCGCGCGCTGGTCACCTTCCTGATCGAATCGCTCGACGACGACGGCTACCTTGCCGCCACACTCGAAGAAGTGCTGGCCGACCTGCCCGAAGAGCTCGAAGTGGATCTCGACGAACTGAATGCCGCGCTTGCGCTGCTGCATAGCTTCGACCCGGCCGGGGTCGGCGCGCGCTCCGCGTCGGAATGTCTCAAGCTGCAATTGCTGCGGCTCGATGCCTCACCTACCCGCACGCTCGCGCTCGAAATCGTTGCGCACCACCTGGAATTGCTCGCGGCGCGCGACTTCACGCGTCTGCGCAAGCATCTGAAGGCCAACGACGACGATCTGCGCGACGCACACGTGCTGATCCGCTCGCTCGAACCGTTCCCCGGCGCCGCCTACGGCAAGGCCGAAGCGGACTATGTCGTGCCGGACATCATGGTGCGTAAAACGGCACAGGGCTGGCAGGCCGAGCTGAACCCCGAAGTCGTGCCGAAGCTGCGTATCAACCATCTTTACGCGAATATTCTGCGCAATAACCGGGGCGACCCGGGCAGCGGTTCGTTGCGCCAGCAACTGCAGGAAGCGCGCTGGCTGATCAAAAATATCCAGCAGCGTTTCGAGACGATCCTCAGAGTGGCGCAAGCTATTGTGGAGCGTCAAAAGAGCTTTTTTGTGCACGGCGAAATTGCCATGCGCCCCTTGGTTTTGCGGGAAATTGCTGATACGCTGGGCCTACACGAGTCAACTGTCTCGCGTGTGACAACCGGTAAATACATGCTGACCCCATTCGGGACGCTTGAATTTAAGTACTTCTTCGGATCACACGTTTCGACTGACACGGGCGGCGCGGCGTCTTCAACGGCGATCCGTGCGCTCATCAAGCAACTGATAGGAGCGGAAAACCCGAAATCTCCTCTTTCAGACAGCCGCATAGCCGAACTGCTGGCGGAACAGGGCTTCGTGGTCGCACGGCGTACCGTCGCGAAATATCGTGAAGCGCTCAAGATTCCGGCAGTCAACCTGCGCAAGTCTTTATAG
- the lptB gene encoding LPS export ABC transporter ATP-binding protein produces the protein MSTSASLPNRKPAGTSSSLVVRNLKKRYGSRTVVKDVSLDVKSGEVVGLLGPNGAGKTTSFYMIVGLVPLDAGEIDLDGKSISLLPIHKRASLGLSYLPQEASVFRKLSVEENIRAVLELQHEDNGKRLSKDTITSRTEALLDELQIAHLRANPALSLSGGERRRVEIARALATNPSFILLDEPFAGVDPIAVLEIQKIVKFLKQRNIGVLITDHNVRETLGICDHAYIISDGSVLAAGAPGEIIENESVRRVYLGEHFRM, from the coding sequence GTGAGCACCTCTGCGTCTCTCCCCAATCGCAAGCCCGCCGGCACCAGTAGTTCACTGGTGGTGCGCAACCTGAAAAAGCGTTACGGTTCGCGCACGGTCGTCAAAGACGTGTCGCTCGACGTGAAAAGCGGCGAAGTGGTCGGTCTGCTCGGCCCCAACGGCGCGGGCAAGACCACCTCGTTCTATATGATCGTCGGCCTCGTGCCGCTCGACGCCGGTGAAATCGATCTGGACGGTAAGTCGATCAGCCTGCTGCCTATCCACAAGCGCGCTTCGCTTGGGCTCTCGTATCTGCCACAGGAAGCTTCGGTGTTCCGCAAGCTCAGCGTCGAAGAAAACATTCGCGCGGTGCTGGAATTGCAGCACGAAGACAACGGCAAGCGGCTCAGCAAGGACACCATCACGAGCCGCACGGAAGCCTTGCTCGACGAATTGCAGATTGCGCACTTGCGCGCGAATCCGGCGCTGTCGCTCTCGGGCGGCGAGCGCCGCCGGGTCGAAATTGCCCGGGCACTGGCCACCAATCCGAGCTTTATTCTGCTCGACGAACCGTTCGCCGGCGTCGACCCGATCGCCGTGCTGGAAATCCAGAAGATCGTCAAGTTTCTGAAGCAGCGCAATATCGGCGTGCTGATTACCGACCACAACGTGCGCGAAACGCTCGGCATCTGCGATCACGCGTATATCATCAGCGACGGCAGTGTGCTGGCGGCCGGCGCACCGGGCGAAATCATCGAAAACGAAAGCGTGCGGCGCGTCTATCTGGGCGAGCACTTCCGCATGTAA
- the lptA gene encoding lipopolysaccharide transport periplasmic protein LptA gives MNESFPRFDTGRSRSLSACRAGLAALIVALPLAGFAPLAHADRADKDKPLNIEADNMTYDDLKQVNIFTGHVVATKGTIVIKADRVEVTQDPQGYQYATGTSSGGNLSYFRQKREGLDEYIEGTAIRIDYDGKQDLTTLTTNATVKRLQGLSTVMDQVHGSVITYDGQSDFYTAKAGKDVAGPGNPTGRVRAMLAPRNGGAAPLNGASATLAPSTTIQGAPNQ, from the coding sequence ATGAACGAATCGTTCCCCCGTTTTGACACCGGCCGCTCGCGCTCCCTGTCCGCGTGCCGCGCCGGACTCGCCGCGCTGATCGTCGCGCTGCCTCTCGCCGGCTTCGCGCCGCTCGCGCACGCGGACCGCGCCGACAAGGACAAGCCGCTGAACATCGAAGCGGACAACATGACTTACGACGACCTCAAGCAGGTCAACATCTTCACGGGCCATGTGGTTGCGACCAAAGGCACGATCGTGATCAAGGCCGACCGCGTCGAAGTGACGCAAGACCCGCAGGGCTATCAGTACGCCACCGGCACGTCGAGCGGCGGCAATCTGTCGTATTTCCGCCAGAAGCGCGAAGGCCTCGACGAATACATCGAAGGCACGGCCATTCGTATCGACTACGACGGCAAGCAGGATCTGACCACGCTCACCACCAACGCCACGGTGAAACGCCTGCAAGGCCTCTCCACGGTGATGGACCAGGTGCACGGCAGCGTCATTACGTATGACGGCCAGAGCGACTTCTATACCGCGAAGGCAGGCAAGGACGTCGCCGGCCCCGGCAACCCCACCGGTCGAGTACGCGCCATGCTGGCGCCGCGCAACGGCGGCGCTGCGCCGCTGAACGGCGCATCGGCCACGCTCGCGCCGTCCACGACGATCCAGGGAGCGCCGAACCAGTGA
- the lptC gene encoding LPS export ABC transporter periplasmic protein LptC, whose protein sequence is MNQFRLTSLIPLVAMAALAGITWWLLQATLPRQNEGVVRPKEHTPDYFADNFSISELDQSGSTQYRLTAQSLIHYEDDELSDLVKPAMRAFQPGKPIVTATGDTGKVNGDASIVDLYDNARILRAPGYGDPQMQADSQHFRVLVNDDVIETEKPVKLQRGMSVMTASGMNYNNVTRVMQLFGNVKGSIAPSEAGGSSPKQPG, encoded by the coding sequence ATGAACCAGTTTCGCCTGACTTCGCTGATTCCGCTGGTCGCGATGGCCGCGCTCGCCGGTATCACGTGGTGGCTGCTGCAAGCTACCCTGCCCCGGCAGAACGAAGGCGTGGTGCGTCCCAAGGAACACACGCCGGACTACTTCGCCGACAACTTCTCGATTTCCGAACTCGACCAGTCGGGCTCGACGCAATACCGGCTGACCGCCCAGTCGCTGATCCACTACGAAGACGACGAACTGAGCGACCTCGTCAAGCCGGCCATGCGCGCGTTCCAGCCCGGCAAGCCGATCGTCACCGCAACCGGCGACACCGGCAAGGTGAACGGCGACGCGTCCATCGTCGATCTGTACGACAACGCGCGCATCCTGCGGGCGCCCGGCTACGGAGATCCGCAGATGCAGGCGGATTCCCAGCATTTTAGGGTGCTGGTCAACGACGATGTGATCGAGACCGAAAAGCCGGTTAAACTTCAGCGCGGCATGTCGGTGATGACTGCCAGCGGCATGAACTACAACAACGTCACCCGGGTGATGCAGCTGTTCGGCAACGTAAAAGGCTCGATCGCCCCGTCCGAAGCAGGCGGCAGCTCGCCCAAGCAACCCGGGTAA
- a CDS encoding KdsC family phosphatase, which translates to MALAPATATERASRVKLMIFDVDGVLTDGGLLFTAEGDTMKGFNSMDGHGMKLLRQAGIETAIITGRKSGIVAARAKEMNITHVYQGVQDKPQAFADLLQQTGMTAGECGYMGDDWVDLGVMLKVGFAAAPANSHPEVIARAHWVSEARGGHGAAREVCDTLLRAQHKYEALLAAACSGEQRGLVG; encoded by the coding sequence ATGGCCCTCGCCCCTGCTACCGCGACCGAGCGCGCAAGCCGCGTCAAGCTGATGATTTTCGACGTCGACGGCGTGCTGACCGACGGCGGCCTGCTGTTCACGGCGGAAGGCGACACGATGAAGGGCTTCAATTCGATGGACGGCCACGGCATGAAGCTGCTGCGCCAGGCCGGCATCGAAACGGCGATCATCACCGGGCGCAAGTCGGGCATCGTGGCGGCACGGGCGAAGGAAATGAACATCACGCACGTCTATCAGGGCGTGCAGGACAAACCCCAGGCGTTCGCGGACCTGCTGCAGCAAACCGGCATGACGGCGGGAGAATGCGGCTATATGGGCGACGACTGGGTCGATCTCGGCGTGATGCTGAAGGTCGGCTTTGCGGCGGCGCCGGCCAACTCGCATCCTGAAGTGATCGCGCGGGCCCATTGGGTCAGCGAAGCGCGCGGCGGCCACGGCGCGGCGCGCGAAGTCTGCGACACGCTGCTGCGTGCACAACATAAGTATGAGGCGTTGCTGGCGGCCGCCTGTAGCGGCGAACAGCGGGGCCTCGTCGGATGA